CAATTCGTGCATGTAACATTTCCGGGACTTTTGCCTGCAATTGTTATTCTGCTGCTGCTCAAAATCGGCAGCGTGCTGGAAGTTGGCTTCGAGCAAGTTTATTTATTCTTAAACCCAGCTACGCTCAGGGTAGGTGAAGTGTTGGATACTTATGCTTATCGGCAAGGTATCTTAGCGGGTCAGTACAGCATCACAACCGCGATAGGGCTGTTCAAATCGATTATCGGCTTCACACTCTTAATCATGGCCAATCGAATTAGTAAAGCAGTTTCTGGGGAAGGGTTATACTAGGTGGTCCTATATGAAAATTAGAAAATCATTAGGTGAAAAAGTGTTCGATTTCACTAACGTCAGTTTTCTCACCCTGATTACAGTTGCAGCAATGCTCCCGATCCTTTACGTTGTCGCAGGCTCGTTCAGTTCCTCGAACGCCCTTATTCATAATAGAGTCACATTATGGCCGGTGGAAGCGACCTTTGATAATTTCAAACTTGTAGTAAACAATAGCACATTTTGGAAGTCAGGCTGGATGACAGTCCAAATCGTATTCCTAGGCACCTTGATCAATATGGTACTAACGATGATTACGGCATATCCCTTATCGAAGATGGATTTAAAAGGAAGAAAGTTTTTTATGCTGCTAATCATTTTTACAATGATTTTTCAAGCCCCGATCATACCGACGTATTTGCTTGTGAAAAACTTGTATCTGTTAAACTCCATATGGGCTTTAGTCCTGCCTGGTGCCATTAGCGCTTTCAATATGATTTTGTGTATTACGTTTTTTCGTACGGTTCCCGACGATTTATTCGATGCTGCTCGCGTAGACGGGATGAGCGAATACAGCATGGTATGGCGTATAGTGGTACCATTGTCCATGCCAATTGTCATGACGCTGCTTTTATTTTATGCAGTGGGCCATTGGAATAACTATTTTGGACCGCTCTTGTTTATTAACGACCGAAATAAACAAACGCTGCAAATGTATCTTTACTCGCTAATTGCAAATGGGGATTCGGACTCGACAGCGGGTGCAGCTGCAGAATCCGGCATCAAGCTTTCTCCGGTCGCCATCCAAATGGCCACGATTGTACTAGCTACCGTGCCTGTTGTACTGATTTATCCCTTTTTGCAGAAGCATTTTGTTAAAGGAGCTTTACTTGGTTCTGTGAAGGAATAACTGAATATTTAGACTTCTGTCTTTATAGATAATCAAGGAATCCTAGGGAGGAATAGAAAAATGAGCTTCGAAAAGAAATGGGGCAATACGCTTTACCTATCGATGTCTGCTATCGTGCTCCTGTCCGCGTGTTCATCGGGTAATGAGAGCAGCCGCTCAAGCGCAACTCCGAATCAAACAAGTACGCAAGCAAGCGTTTCAGCCACGCCGGGTACTCCAGCGGCACCGGTCAAAATTCGTGTATTCGAAACAGATAACAACCAACCGGTTCCAGGCGGTAAGATGATGGATGACCCCACGATTAAATATTTGGCGCAAAAAACGAATACGGATCTGGATTGGGTATTCCTTCCGCATGGTCAGTTCGGGGACCAGGTTAGAATTAAATTTGCCAGTGGCGATATCCCTGATGTCGTCCAATCATGGGGCATTAATTATGAATTGCTGAAGAACAATCAAGTTATCCCCTTAAACGATTACATTAATAAATACGGCTCCAATCTCAAAAAGGCAATATCGCAAGCCGCATGGGACGAGGTCACGATTGATGGGAAAATCTTGGCGATTCCAGAAGGACAGATAGGGAATAAAGTTCTTTATGTCCGTAAAGATTGGATGGATAAGGTTGGCATTACCACCCCGCCCAAAACGCCTGATGAATTGTTGACGATGCTGCGGGCATTCCGCGATAAGGATCCGAATGGCAACGGCAAAAAAGATGAGATGCCGTTCTCCGGTCGTGAAAAGCTCGATTGGGTTGACAATGTAATTACCATGTTCGGTGCAGATTATTTCGCGCGTGTAGTCGTTAATGGCGAGGTAGTGCCAGGACTCGTTAGCCCTAATATGAAGCAAGCGCTTGGATTTCTGCGGACATTGGTTGAAGAGAAGCTGATTGATAGCGAGTTTCTGACAAATAAACGGAATGTCTGGGAGCAGAAGATCCAGAATAATTTGGTAGGTGCTTGGGTGCATGCACCTTCGCTTAGCTGGGATTGGCAGGATAAGTTGAACAAATCTCTTCCGGGTATGGGAGCGAATGTCATTGCAATTCCAACTCCGAAAGCACCGGGTGTAGAGAGCTCAGGTACACTGATTCGCGCATCTAATAAATCGTTTATGATCACAAAAGCAGCGAAAGATCCGGCTGCGATCGTGAAAATGCTCGATTGGCTCGCTAGTCAGGAAGGACAGGAGTTTGTTAATTTTGGCATACCGAATGTAACGTACAAGAAGGATGGCGACAAAATTAACTATGACAGTAAAAAAGATGCCGATGATAAAACGGTGCTTTGGCGGTTTAACTCCTTTAATTTGGTCGCGACCAACAAAGATATTATGGAAATTCAATTGGGCAGCAAGGAAGCTGCTGACAAAATGGATTCAACTTATAAAGTCGCCGCTGCGGAAGGAATTAAGAATATTATTGCCGGTATCCCTCCTTCAACTGCCACACCGAAACCTGAATTGGAATGGAACGGCACACTTTTCCAAGAAGCGGCAGCTCAGATCCTACTTGGCAAACAACCATTAGATTACTTTGATACTTTTGTCAAGCAATGGAGAGCCCAAGCCGGTACTGAAAATATCAAATATGAAACCGACTATTATAACAGTAAGAAAAAATAATGCGTAATAGAGCAATAATCGTATAGGTAAAGCGGAAGGCGGAAGTAAGGGTGATCGTGAGTATCATACCCAATTTGCTCTTCCGTCTTTCTTTTTCTCCAGCGTATGCAGGCAAGAAGGAATGTTGAAAGGGGGGAAATCATATGTCGAAGCTGTCCATTGTTTGTTTTGAAAGCGCATTCTTACATTTTGCGGCTGGATAATACTTGTTCCGTTTTGTGATACTCTCATTTCGGTTACCTTCTATTTAAAATTTTTTGAAATTTATCTTGAGAGAGATGGTGGTTTGGTTATGTGGAATAGGCATAAGCAGAAAGTGGCTGTGTTCTTGATGGTAACGCTCTTATTATCCATTTTTAGCCAAGTAGGATTGCGTAGCGCAAGTGCGACCGATGCGTATGACGATTTAAGAGTAAAGTATCAGGCGACCTTAACCGGAGGTTCCGGCTATAACACCTCGGATCCCGATGTCGCGTATAAAGTCAATTTGTTGGGGCAAACCAGCTGGGGAACATTGAACAAAGCACCAGGCAGACTTTATTTATGGATTGATCTCTATGATCCCAACGATATCGGCAAACCTTTATATCTTACGCAAAACTATGTTCGAATCAAAGAGATGGCTATCGCTTACAAAAGCGTTGGCTCCAGCTTATACGGTAATCAGACGCTTAAAACCGATATCCTTGATGCCTTGGAATGGATGCATTTGAATAGGTACAACGAAACGGTATATCCGGCAACCTCATGGGCATTGTGGTACGATTTGGAGATAGGAACTCCTATTCAGCTCTCGGATGCTGTTATATTAATGTACGATGAATTGATAGCTACTCCAGAAAGAATTACGAAATATATGAATATGATTCAACATTTCTCACCCGATAATACCAAAATAGAGATGCATAATGAGGGTGTACCGAGGGCAGAAAATACAGGAACCAACCGCGTGTGGAAAGCGTCCTATCTGGCCGTGCAGGGAATTATTCTGAAATCGAATACGATGCTGTCGGCTGCAAGAGACGCTTTGTCACAAGTCATGGACTATGTGACAACAGGTGATGGATTTTATCAGGACGGCTCTTTCGTGATGCATGGTAATTTTGCCTATAATGGAGGTTATGGAGCGGCTCTCATCCAGGATGTATCGAATATCTTAAATTTACTAGGAGGTTCAGAGTGGTATCCTACCTATAGCGGCATAAACAATGTCTATAAATGGGTATACGACTCGTATGAGCCATTTATCTACAAAGGTGCCCTGATGGATATGATCAGAGGCCGGGAAATTGCGAGAAATTATTATCAAGACCAGGTTTCAGGGCATAAAGTTATGGGAGGTATATTGCGATTGTCGCAGTCAGCACCACCCGCAGATAGCTTGAGAATGAAAGCCATGGTGAAGTATTGGATGCAGCAGAATAGCTTGAGTGGTTTCTACAAAGATCTAGATTTAAATACGATGCTGCTGGCGAAGTCTGTGCTCAATGATTCAAATATCATTCCTAGAGGAGAAAAGGTTCTAACGAAAGTGTATGCGGGTATGGACAGAGCTGTCCATCTGAAACCTGGCTTCGGCTTCGGGGTTAGCATGTCGTCTAGCCGAATTGCGAATTATGAATCCGTTCTTTCACCGTTAGGGGATCACAGAAGGGGATGGTATACAGGCGAGGGAATGACTTATCTATATAATAATGATCTCAATCAATACACAGATTTTTGGCCAACTGTAAACCTATACCGTTTGCCTGGTACCACAGTGGATACGATGACCAGGGCTGATAATTCCAATACGAATTATTTAAGTCCCAATGCATGGACGGGGGGTAGCGAGCTTCTTAATCAATATGCGGCAGTGGGCATGGATTTGAAAGCTGTGAACAACACGCTTAAAGCAAAAAAATCCTGGTTTATGTTTGACGATGAAATCGTCGCCCTCGGCAGTGGTATTAACAGCACAGACAATCGGAAAATTGAAACGACCATTGAGAATAGGATGCTGAATAAAGCGACCACTTCCAAAAGTATCGATATAGATTCTCCTGCTTCAACGCCAATCGCAAACGAGCCTCTGCGTCAGAAAGTGTATGCAGTAACTGACAGCAGCAACGACGGCAATGTGGCGTTGAATACATTGGACAATAATTTGGATTCCAGATGGACTTCCTTGGGCGACAATCAATGGATCCAGTATGACCTTGGCAAATCGCAGCCCATTGGTTATTTGGGCATTAACTTCCTGAGTCAGGCATCCCGAGCAACTACATTCGATATTCAGGTATCGAACGATAATTCCGTATGGACCAATGTATATAGCGGAAGTTCTATTGTTGGAGGAACATCTGCTGATATTAAGGTCTACGATTTTGCTGATGTGCAGGCAAGATATGTGAAAATTATCGGACATGGAAACACGGCTAATCAATTTAACCACATTGTAGAGGTGCAAATTTATGCGCCCAATTCGCAGGGGAACGTTATTATTCCGCTTGCTGTTGCTCCTTTGAATGCGTTGTCTACAACCAACAATACGGAAACAATGGACTCCGATATTACGACTTATTATTCTTCCGTGGGTGACGGGCAATCGCTCATCTATGATCTCGGCAGCAATGTTCAGGTGGGTTATGCGGGATTAAGCTTCTTCGAGGGGCTTACTCATCATTATTCATTTGATATTCAGACGTCGACAAATGCCACGACATGGACTACCGTATTCAGCGGCCAGAATAGTGTGTTAACCTCTGAAATTCGGGCCTATGACTTCCCGGATACGACTGCGAGGTATATGAAGATTGTATTCCACGGGAATAATATGGATCTGGCAAATCGACTTTCCGAGATCCAATTCTATGCGCCGAACTCACTTGGAGCTGTATTAAATCCTGTACATCATAATGTTCCCAAATACAATGGCGATGAACAGCTTGTGGTCAATGGCGTCACGAAGCCATCTGGACTCGGCTGGGCTGAGGACATGACGAATGTTTCATCCGTTTATTTGGAAGGCACAGGCGGATACTATTTCCCTCAACCTGCTTCAATTAAAGGTTTGAGAGAAGCGAGAAAAGGCAATTGGCAATCAATTGGCAACACGGGCCTTGGCACAATTACCAAGAAATATCTGACGCTCTGGTATGACCATGGCAGCAACCCGGTGAATAAGGATTATTCCTACGTGCTGCTTCCGAACAAAACATCGCAGCAAACGACAGCTTACAGCAGCAATCCGGATATAGAAGTCCTTTCGAATACTACGAATGTGCAAGCGGTGAAAGATAAAGTCCTAGGCATCACAGGAGCAAATTTCTGGGCTGCAGATATGGTTGGAGATGTGATATCCTACAACCCGTCTTCCATGATGCTTAAGGAGCAGGCAGGCGTACTGGATTTAGCTGTTTCCGATCCGACACACAAGCAGAGCAAGCTAATCTATGAAATTGCCAAAACGGGTGTTTCCGTTGTTCAAAAGGATTCGACAGTAACGATCCTGCAATTAAGTCCTACCATAAAGTTTGAGGTGGACACACAAGCTAAGGACGGGATCAGTCATAAAGTGTCCATTCAGTACGATCCTTCAGCAGCGCCTCTATCCACGATAACTGTGGTTGATGATGTGTATAATTATACGAATATGTTCTATCATACGCCTAATGTTTATTTTAACACTAGCAATCCTGCTCAGACGGGTGGGGATGCATCTCGATTGGTTAGATCTAAAAATACGAATGAATATTTGGTCTATAAGTCATTTATGAATATGGATATAGACAAATTCGATGTGGACACCTGGTTTTTACCCAGTGAGGCGATCACAGACTTTCAATTTTTATCATCACCGGATAATATAACGTATTCTCAAATTACGCCCATCAGGTCAACAGTGCTTAACGTACCAGGAGTCTGGAATAAAGTCAGCTATAATGAATCGTTGCCGATAGGCAGCAAGTTCTTGAAAATCATCTATTTGCACAATTCGGTCAATGCTTGGAATCCGCAACTTGGTAAAGTTTCGATTACGAGTAAAACAGGAGCACCTGTTACGCCAACACCAACACCAACACCGACGCCGACGCCAACGCCAACGCCAACGCCAACGCCAGCTGGACCCACTAATGTGGCATTGAATAAGACAGGAATAACAGCCAGTTCAAATGCCCAGAATCGATCACGCCTTACGGACGGAGACAAGAACACAGCTAATTTCATAGATATGTATACCAACACGGCCAACTGGATTCAGGTAGACCTCGAGGCGAGTTATGATATTAACGATATTAAATTGTGGCACTATCTCACAGCCGGTAGGATGTACCATGATGTAGTCGTACAAGTGTCGAATGACCCTACATTTGCGACGAAGACAACGGTTTTCAACAATGATACGGATAATAGTGCCGGGCAAGGGATAGGAACAGACGCAGAATATGCGGAAACCAGCACCGGAAAGGATATTCCGTTTGCTACAACGAATGCAAGGTATGTACGGTTGTGGGTGAATGGAAGTACACTCAATGCGTACAGCCATTATGTGGAACTTGAAGTTTGGGCTCCTCCAGCGCCTTAACCAACGCCACAGCAATGCCGCCATCACCAGCTAAAACAAGAAGCCCATCCAAACTTGAGATGGGCTTTTTGTGTGTTCACAACATTCTTTATAACAAAAGGTTAGATTATTGGTATTATTGTCATAATAGTGTGGGTGATTCTACTCATAAGGAGGAGGTCTACATGTCTATAACACCGATAAGTGTACTGATCATTGATGATGAATTGCCGCTAAGACAAGAACTCCGGTCTATGCCATGGCCTTCATTTGGAGCTGAACTGGTCGGAGAAGCGGAGAATGGGGAAGAGGCTTTGGAGCTGTGCAAGGTCTTGGAGCCTGATCTGGTTATCTCGGATATCACCATGCCCATCATGGATGGATTGGAATTGTTTCGCATTGTTAAAAAAAGATTTCCACTCATCCAATTCGTGCTGTTAACCTGTCATAGCGACTTTCATTATGCGCAAGAAGCTCTGAAACTTGGGGCTCTGGACTATTTTACGAAGCTATCGTTCGATGAAGCGGACATGAAGACAGCGATTGAAAAGGCGAGAGCCGCGATTAGACGTGACACTGATTTAAGGGATTATGAACAGGAACGGACACGCCGGGAGTTGTCCAACCCCCAAAAGTCAGCAACAAGTGACGAACGGAAGATTCGAAAAGATGTCCAGCTGGCGCAAAAAATTATCGTGAGCAAGCTGGGAGATCCGATTACGCTGACCTCCGTTGCGGACGAGGTTGGGCTGAGCTCGTACTACCTCAGCCGTCTGTTCCGGGAAGAAACGGGTGAATCCTTCAACGATTATGTCACGCGGATACGCATGGAGAAGGCTGTGAACTTGCTTCAGAATACGCAGCTTAAAGTGTACGAAGTGGCCGAGCAGGTAGGTATTCCCAGCTATCGTTATTTTTCGCAGCTTTTCCGAAATTGGACCGGGGTAGCACCAACAGATTATAAAAAGGGTTGATGACAATATGAAAGCGCTTATATCCTGGTTTGGTAGTTGGGGCATGCTGGCCAAACATTTTCTTTTTTTGTCACTGGGAACACTCGTTCTGTTAGGGGGGCTTGGCTGGATCAACTTGCGCGAAGCGGAAGGATTGTTCCGGAGGCAGGTCGTGTCGGACGCACAAATTATTATTGACCGAACCAATCTGTATATGAATGCTTATCTGGATAATGTGCAAAATATACTTATGCTTATCTCGACCCGTGAAGATTTGTTGAACGAAGGCAAAGAGAAGGAGGCAGCGGATGTTCTGCGTTCGTATGCGAATATGAACAGAACGCTGTATAAGTCGCTCTATCTGGTCGGTGAAGATGGTCATGTTATTTCCAACTCTCAAACCACTTTCGATATTATTGGTAATCCTCAGATTCCTTTACTGCTCACGAAAGCCAAGCAAACCTACGGGATGTTTATTACTGAGCCCTATCAGTCCCCCATGTCGGGTAAAACTGTAGCCTTCGTTCTGCCGATTCAATCTTCTTCGACGAAGTCATTCAAAGGGATTGCTGTCGTGGAAATTGATCTTGTTCAATTAACGAATTTAATCGCTCAATTCATGAATACGAAAAATCAAACATTCACGATCATCACCAATAAAAAGAATGTTGTTCATTCGTTTGATGCCGGGCTCCCGCTTAGCTCCTACCGACTGCTTCCGTATAATACATCTGTGTTCCCTCCGGAGCTGGATGCAGGCTTTGTCGACAAGGTGTCAGAGCTTCCTCAAGGAGCAGCGGAAATCACAGGCCCCGAAGGCGATTTGGTTGCAGTGAAGTCCGGGATGAACAAGCTTGGCTGGTATTTCATCGCTTTCTATAAGAATAGTTTTTTCTATCAAAATATTCGCAGCCTATACCGAAATTTCAGCACGGCGGGCGTTTTCTGGATATTCCTTGTCTTAATCAGCACCTATATG
Above is a genomic segment from Paenibacillus sp. HWE-109 containing:
- a CDS encoding polysaccharide lyase family 8 super-sandwich domain-containing protein: MWNRHKQKVAVFLMVTLLLSIFSQVGLRSASATDAYDDLRVKYQATLTGGSGYNTSDPDVAYKVNLLGQTSWGTLNKAPGRLYLWIDLYDPNDIGKPLYLTQNYVRIKEMAIAYKSVGSSLYGNQTLKTDILDALEWMHLNRYNETVYPATSWALWYDLEIGTPIQLSDAVILMYDELIATPERITKYMNMIQHFSPDNTKIEMHNEGVPRAENTGTNRVWKASYLAVQGIILKSNTMLSAARDALSQVMDYVTTGDGFYQDGSFVMHGNFAYNGGYGAALIQDVSNILNLLGGSEWYPTYSGINNVYKWVYDSYEPFIYKGALMDMIRGREIARNYYQDQVSGHKVMGGILRLSQSAPPADSLRMKAMVKYWMQQNSLSGFYKDLDLNTMLLAKSVLNDSNIIPRGEKVLTKVYAGMDRAVHLKPGFGFGVSMSSSRIANYESVLSPLGDHRRGWYTGEGMTYLYNNDLNQYTDFWPTVNLYRLPGTTVDTMTRADNSNTNYLSPNAWTGGSELLNQYAAVGMDLKAVNNTLKAKKSWFMFDDEIVALGSGINSTDNRKIETTIENRMLNKATTSKSIDIDSPASTPIANEPLRQKVYAVTDSSNDGNVALNTLDNNLDSRWTSLGDNQWIQYDLGKSQPIGYLGINFLSQASRATTFDIQVSNDNSVWTNVYSGSSIVGGTSADIKVYDFADVQARYVKIIGHGNTANQFNHIVEVQIYAPNSQGNVIIPLAVAPLNALSTTNNTETMDSDITTYYSSVGDGQSLIYDLGSNVQVGYAGLSFFEGLTHHYSFDIQTSTNATTWTTVFSGQNSVLTSEIRAYDFPDTTARYMKIVFHGNNMDLANRLSEIQFYAPNSLGAVLNPVHHNVPKYNGDEQLVVNGVTKPSGLGWAEDMTNVSSVYLEGTGGYYFPQPASIKGLREARKGNWQSIGNTGLGTITKKYLTLWYDHGSNPVNKDYSYVLLPNKTSQQTTAYSSNPDIEVLSNTTNVQAVKDKVLGITGANFWAADMVGDVISYNPSSMMLKEQAGVLDLAVSDPTHKQSKLIYEIAKTGVSVVQKDSTVTILQLSPTIKFEVDTQAKDGISHKVSIQYDPSAAPLSTITVVDDVYNYTNMFYHTPNVYFNTSNPAQTGGDASRLVRSKNTNEYLVYKSFMNMDIDKFDVDTWFLPSEAITDFQFLSSPDNITYSQITPIRSTVLNVPGVWNKVSYNESLPIGSKFLKIIYLHNSVNAWNPQLGKVSITSKTGAPVTPTPTPTPTPTPTPTPTPTPAGPTNVALNKTGITASSNAQNRSRLTDGDKNTANFIDMYTNTANWIQVDLEASYDINDIKLWHYLTAGRMYHDVVVQVSNDPTFATKTTVFNNDTDNSAGQGIGTDAEYAETSTGKDIPFATTNARYVRLWVNGSTLNAYSHYVELEVWAPPAP
- a CDS encoding carbohydrate ABC transporter permease; protein product: MKIRKSLGEKVFDFTNVSFLTLITVAAMLPILYVVAGSFSSSNALIHNRVTLWPVEATFDNFKLVVNNSTFWKSGWMTVQIVFLGTLINMVLTMITAYPLSKMDLKGRKFFMLLIIFTMIFQAPIIPTYLLVKNLYLLNSIWALVLPGAISAFNMILCITFFRTVPDDLFDAARVDGMSEYSMVWRIVVPLSMPIVMTLLLFYAVGHWNNYFGPLLFINDRNKQTLQMYLYSLIANGDSDSTAGAAAESGIKLSPVAIQMATIVLATVPVVLIYPFLQKHFVKGALLGSVKE
- a CDS encoding response regulator transcription factor; translation: MSITPISVLIIDDELPLRQELRSMPWPSFGAELVGEAENGEEALELCKVLEPDLVISDITMPIMDGLELFRIVKKRFPLIQFVLLTCHSDFHYAQEALKLGALDYFTKLSFDEADMKTAIEKARAAIRRDTDLRDYEQERTRRELSNPQKSATSDERKIRKDVQLAQKIIVSKLGDPITLTSVADEVGLSSYYLSRLFREETGESFNDYVTRIRMEKAVNLLQNTQLKVYEVAEQVGIPSYRYFSQLFRNWTGVAPTDYKKG
- a CDS encoding extracellular solute-binding protein; the encoded protein is MSFEKKWGNTLYLSMSAIVLLSACSSGNESSRSSATPNQTSTQASVSATPGTPAAPVKIRVFETDNNQPVPGGKMMDDPTIKYLAQKTNTDLDWVFLPHGQFGDQVRIKFASGDIPDVVQSWGINYELLKNNQVIPLNDYINKYGSNLKKAISQAAWDEVTIDGKILAIPEGQIGNKVLYVRKDWMDKVGITTPPKTPDELLTMLRAFRDKDPNGNGKKDEMPFSGREKLDWVDNVITMFGADYFARVVVNGEVVPGLVSPNMKQALGFLRTLVEEKLIDSEFLTNKRNVWEQKIQNNLVGAWVHAPSLSWDWQDKLNKSLPGMGANVIAIPTPKAPGVESSGTLIRASNKSFMITKAAKDPAAIVKMLDWLASQEGQEFVNFGIPNVTYKKDGDKINYDSKKDADDKTVLWRFNSFNLVATNKDIMEIQLGSKEAADKMDSTYKVAAAEGIKNIIAGIPPSTATPKPELEWNGTLFQEAAAQILLGKQPLDYFDTFVKQWRAQAGTENIKYETDYYNSKKK
- a CDS encoding cache domain-containing sensor histidine kinase, with protein sequence MKALISWFGSWGMLAKHFLFLSLGTLVLLGGLGWINLREAEGLFRRQVVSDAQIIIDRTNLYMNAYLDNVQNILMLISTREDLLNEGKEKEAADVLRSYANMNRTLYKSLYLVGEDGHVISNSQTTFDIIGNPQIPLLLTKAKQTYGMFITEPYQSPMSGKTVAFVLPIQSSSTKSFKGIAVVEIDLVQLTNLIAQFMNTKNQTFTIITNKKNVVHSFDAGLPLSSYRLLPYNTSVFPPELDAGFVDKVSELPQGAAEITGPEGDLVAVKSGMNKLGWYFIAFYKNSFFYQNIRSLYRNFSTAGVFWIFLVLISTYMISRYITLPVRTLVAKMDRVRDMEVLHIIHATGNDEIGRLARSYNAMMERIHHLLQETKEAERRKKHFELKMLQSQIAPHFLYNTLACISSLAKQHKIDEVRETIKTLVGLLSFSFDKSTEFVTLADELEGLRMYAYIQKVRYGDKLTLQIDAAEATLSQTILKLTLQPLVENAIFHGIAPLKRMGMIRIRTKSVKHKLIITIRDNGLGMNSEVLNSLFEERHRAPSKHRFTGIGIMNVQERIRLHFGTEYGLSIFSRPESGTLIRIELPAVEHEQVEKTN